Part of the Penicillium digitatum chromosome 4, complete sequence genome is shown below.
CAGAAGGTCACTGACGAGATTGCCAAGCTCAAGTACAAGGATCCTTCTAGCCAGCGTCTGGTCACGCTGGAGCACGAGCTTGTCCGAGCTGAGGCTCAGAACTTGGTTGCCGAGGCGCAGCTGTCTAACATCGTGCGTTCAATTCTTACTTCTTTCTGTTCTTGTGTGGCGTGTGAGGTCAGTTATGACGTGGCTAACTTTCATCTCATCTGTAGACTCGCCAAAAGCTGAAGGAAGCATATGATGTCCATCTGGCGGCCGTTATTGAGCGCGCCGAGAAGCAGACCATTCTGGCTCGCCATGCTCGCCGCCTGCTTAACTACATTGATGACACTCCTGTTGTTCCTGGTGATGCACGCCGGGCGTATGATCACGAGCCCTTGGCACGCCAGATTCTTGAGGATGCCGAGAATGATCTGCGTAGATGGGAACCCAGCGTCGAGCCTATCACTACTGCCACCGGCCGGGAGTCTCCGGTTCATGCCCACAGTGTCAATGGTACCACCGGTGCCGGTGTTAATGAACTCGATGATGTGTCGGAGCGCCAGTCGGATGTTCTTGAGAATGCCTCTGTGACCGAGGGGTTCACCGAACCAGTGGGAAGCGGCGCGCTGCCCGCGAAGATGGTGGTTGAGCCTGCACCTGCgtgatcgttccaatcctTCTCAGAGTTCTAGTAGCTTCCTTTTTGGT
Proteins encoded:
- a CDS encoding Sphingolipid long chain base-responsive protein, producing the protein MNCSTRHPPIPVHDVSHRDCTSSGKEKRSPGENRILIFRNKMNRNLSFRSRKEPPSRQRFNISTLRGMQAPELSRKMTKLIKSENSAIGAHEAAGRERTSIAAQLSEWGEGTEDDNVSDISDKLGVLLAEIGEQEDNFAQNLEDYRGILKQIRNMEASVQPSREQRQKVTDEIAKLKYKDPSSQRLVTLEHELVRAEAQNLVAEAQLSNITRQKLKEAYDVHLAAVIERAEKQTILARHARRLLNYIDDTPVVPGDARRAYDHEPLARQILEDAENDLRRWEPSVEPITTATGRESPVHAHSVNGTTGAGVNELDDVSERQSDVLENASVTEGFTEPVGSGALPAKMVVEPAPA